The Pseudomonadota bacterium sequence GAAGGGTAAATATATAACAGCAGGTATTGACGTAGGTTCCGTCAGCACCCAGGGCGTTATCATGGTAGATGGCGAGCTTTATTGCTACGGCAACATGAGAACAGGTTCAAACAGTCCGCACAGCGCAATCAACGTTTTCAACAAGGCAGTTGAAGACACAGACCTTACATTGAAAGACCTTCACTTCACCGTCGGCACAGGTTATGGCCGTGTAAACGTTCCTTTCGGGAACAGGGCAATAACAGAGATTGCTTGCCACGCGAGGGGCGCAAACTGGATGTATGGTCCTGCAGTAAAGACCATTCTCGATATGGGCGGCCAGGACTGTAAGGCCATTAAGGTTGACGAAAAAGGTAAAGTCAACGCCTTCTTGATGAACGATAAGTGCGCAGCAGGTACAGGCCGTGGCATGGAAGTTTTTGCAGACCTCCTCGGTGTACCGATTCAGGATGTTGGCGATATGTCCTTTAAGGTTGCAGAGGAACCATCCCCTGTCAGTTCAACCTGCGTTGTTTTTGCAAAATCAGAAGCAGCAAGCTTGCTCCGTGCAGGCTGGCCGAAAGAGAAAGTGCTCGCAGCATATTGTTCTGCAATGGCACACAGGGTGTTCTCACTCCTCGAAAAGGTCAATGTTGAGAAAGAATTTGCAATTACCGGCGGTATCGCAAAGAACCAGGGCATTGTAAAGAGAATCACGAAAGAGCTCGGTATCGAAGCATGCGACACCAAATGGTATAACAAGGCGTATGCAGAGAAGGGATTCCCCTTTGATACCCAGATTGCCGGTGCAATCGGTGCAGCACTGATTGGAAAGGCCCTTGTCGAAAAGGGAAGCAAATAAATGAAGGCAAACTATGGGTATAAAGATGGCTCAGGCGATTTCTTTATCACCATAGATACGGATTTATGCAACGGTTGCGGGGCATGCATAACAGCTTGCCCTACAACCGTTTTTGCGGTCGGTGAAGACGAGAATGATCCGCTTAATGAAAATCCTGTTGCTGCTGTATCGAAGGAACAGAGAAAGAAAATTAAATATGTTTGCGGACTATGTAAGCCAATACAGAACAGACCGGCAAAACTTCCGTGTCAAGTAGCATGTGAGCCGGGTGCTATAGTGCATCTCTGGTAATATAAAGCAAGTTCATAGTTGTTAGTTCAGAGAACCCCGCTCATGAAGGGCGGGGTTTTTTTGTTTAAGGATCCTTTAAGTTTTAAAACATGAATATAAAGATTAAATATTATTAATATCAGCCACTTGGCGTGTTCCGACCCCATCGAATTCACATTGAAATATTTTTCTTGACAGGTTACGAGAAGAGTGCTACAATTTTTGCATAGTGGAATCTATTTTCACTATGCAAAAATATGGTCTTGGAGATCGGACAGGATGAAAGACAACGATAATCAGCAAAAGCAGAGTTATCTCATTGCTTCCCTGGAGAAGGGTCTTCTGATTCTTGAAATGCTCTCCCGGCACAAAGAGCCTCTCAGTCTCGGAGAATTGGCATCGCTGGCAGGCATGGGGCCGTCCACGGCAACGCGATATGCGGCAACGCTCATGCACTTAGGGTACGTCAGGAGGGACCCCGGTACAAAGCAGTTCAGGCTTACCCCTAAGGTGCTCTCGCTGGGATTTGCGTTGCTCCGTGACATGGACCTGAGAACCCGTGTAGCCTCTCACCTGCTCGATGCGGCCCAACAGTTGAATGTGGGCGCCCAGTGCGCGATTCTGGACGGGACGGAAATTGTCTACATAGAAAGGATTCGCATGAACACTCTTATAGACCTGGACATTCCCGTCGGCTCGCGGCTGCCCGCCTATTGTACCGCCCTTGGAAAGGCGGTACTTGCGTTTATGGATCAGGCTTCGGTTGAGAAGATCATTAATGAGACCAATATGATTGCATACACGCCATACACGGAAACCAACAAGGCTGGTTTTCTGCGGACATTGGATGATACGCGCCGACGTGGATTTGCGATCAACAGGCAAGAGTTGATTCTGGGGAGGGATGCCGTGGCAGCACCGATATTCCGTAACGGAAAAGTGGAAGGTTCGATCGGTTTCTCCTTTCCTTTTGATGAAAACCACAAGGACACCTTTGAGGCAAAACTGGCCCAGGTCTTGATCGATATTTCTAAGAAGGTGTCTTTGGATTGAATATGAATAATGAGAGGCTGGATGTCCGTTAACGTGCCTGCGCAACGTAAAGGTTGCAGGATAGAGAAAGACGTGGGAGGCGTCACACCTTCAACGTAAATACTGTCAAGGAGGTAACAAACAATGAAAAAGAGTTATCTGCTTTTAATCGGTATCGTTATTCTTCTCGCGGCAGTTGGAACAGTTCCCTGCATAGCTGCCCCGGATTTTCCCACCAAACCCATAACCCTCTACGTGGGGTTTCCCCCTGGAGGTGTTGCGGGGAACTCGGCCCGGGCCATAGCACCGGGAGCGCAGGAGGTTTTAAAACAGTCCGTGGTGGTGGAGCATAAACCGGGGGCAGGCGGAACCGTTGCGGCTGATTTTGTAGTCCACTCCAACCCGGACGGATATACCCTCATAAATGCAGGGACGTCCACTCTTGCCTACTCGATGTTTACCGAGGGGGTAAAGTGGGGGCCGAAGGATTTCAGTGTTATTCTTGGATTTACGGCCTTCAACTATGCTTTGGTGGTTCCTGCCAATGCACCATATAAAACCTTCGACGAATGGGTTAAGTATGTGAAGGAGCATCCCGGCTACAAATACGGCACATATGGTCCTCTCAGCACGATGCATGTGCTCATGGAATGGATTGCCAAAGAGATGAATCTCAAGATCATCCCTGTTCACTTCAAGGGTGATGCGCCTGGTATCGCAGCGGTCCTGGGTGGGCACATCCAGGCTTATGCAGCGGCAGGAACCCATGTTGCTCAGGTCAAGGCGGGCAAACTCCGGACAATCCTTCAGGTGTCAGGAGAATCGAAGGATGCAGACCCGAAATCGGTAACCCGTTTTAAGGAAAGATTCCCGAAGGCGCCGCACGAGGTTTTTGTGCTTCCTATAGGCATCTTCGGCCCCAAAGGCATCCCGGGACCTGTTAAGGCCAAGCTGACGGAGGCCTTCAAAAAGGCAGCTAAAACAGAGACCTGTGCGCGGGCGCTCTCCCAGATGGCCATGACCGTCGAGATTGTGGAACCGGATCAATTGGAGAAAGATCTTG is a genomic window containing:
- a CDS encoding tripartite tricarboxylate transporter substrate binding protein; its protein translation is MKKSYLLLIGIVILLAAVGTVPCIAAPDFPTKPITLYVGFPPGGVAGNSARAIAPGAQEVLKQSVVVEHKPGAGGTVAADFVVHSNPDGYTLINAGTSTLAYSMFTEGVKWGPKDFSVILGFTAFNYALVVPANAPYKTFDEWVKYVKEHPGYKYGTYGPLSTMHVLMEWIAKEMNLKIIPVHFKGDAPGIAAVLGGHIQAYAAAGTHVAQVKAGKLRTILQVSGESKDADPKSVTRFKERFPKAPHEVFVLPIGIFGPKGIPGPVKAKLTEAFKKAAKTETCARALSQMAMTVEIVEPDQLEKDLVSAQENLAKIVRDLGLKR
- the bzdQ gene encoding benzoyl-CoA reductase, bzd-type, subunit Q; the encoded protein is MAEEKKEFWRWPESRWTNPEIDWKKGKYITAGIDVGSVSTQGVIMVDGELYCYGNMRTGSNSPHSAINVFNKAVEDTDLTLKDLHFTVGTGYGRVNVPFGNRAITEIACHARGANWMYGPAVKTILDMGGQDCKAIKVDEKGKVNAFLMNDKCAAGTGRGMEVFADLLGVPIQDVGDMSFKVAEEPSPVSSTCVVFAKSEAASLLRAGWPKEKVLAAYCSAMAHRVFSLLEKVNVEKEFAITGGIAKNQGIVKRITKELGIEACDTKWYNKAYAEKGFPFDTQIAGAIGAALIGKALVEKGSK
- a CDS encoding IclR family transcriptional regulator; translation: MKDNDNQQKQSYLIASLEKGLLILEMLSRHKEPLSLGELASLAGMGPSTATRYAATLMHLGYVRRDPGTKQFRLTPKVLSLGFALLRDMDLRTRVASHLLDAAQQLNVGAQCAILDGTEIVYIERIRMNTLIDLDIPVGSRLPAYCTALGKAVLAFMDQASVEKIINETNMIAYTPYTETNKAGFLRTLDDTRRRGFAINRQELILGRDAVAAPIFRNGKVEGSIGFSFPFDENHKDTFEAKLAQVLIDISKKVSLD
- a CDS encoding 4Fe-4S binding protein, with protein sequence MKANYGYKDGSGDFFITIDTDLCNGCGACITACPTTVFAVGEDENDPLNENPVAAVSKEQRKKIKYVCGLCKPIQNRPAKLPCQVACEPGAIVHLW